The Saxibacter everestensis genome has a window encoding:
- a CDS encoding bifunctional o-acetylhomoserine/o-acetylserine sulfhydrylase, with protein MSNGWSFETRQIHAGQTPDAATGARALPIYQTTSFVFDSTESAADRFALKELGPIYSRINNPTNDVVEQRLADLEGGVGALLVSSGQAATTLAILNVAEAGDHIVASPSLYGGTYNLLNITLKKFGIDVTFVPDPDAADDWRNAVQENTKAFFGEVVSNPRQDVLDIELVSSIAHDSGVPLIVDNTLATPYLIRPIEWGADVVVHSATKYLGGHGTSIGGAIVDAGKFDYTKDAARFPGFNTPDESYNGLVFGRDLGEGGALGANLSYILKARVQLLRDLGPAVSPFNAFLIAQGLETLSLRIERHVANAQKVAEWLEQHESVEAVAFAGLQSSPWHERARKYGPLGTGAVLAFDIVGGVDAGKRFVDALELHSHVANIGDVRSLVIHPASTTHSQLSPEDQAKSGVRPGLVRLAVGIENVEDILADLEAGFRAAKR; from the coding sequence ATGAGCAACGGTTGGTCCTTCGAAACACGCCAGATCCACGCAGGTCAAACCCCCGATGCCGCCACCGGCGCTCGTGCGCTGCCGATCTATCAGACGACGTCGTTCGTGTTCGACAGTACCGAGTCTGCTGCCGACCGGTTCGCGCTGAAAGAGCTGGGGCCGATCTACTCCCGGATCAACAATCCGACAAACGACGTCGTCGAGCAGCGCCTCGCCGACCTGGAGGGTGGCGTCGGCGCGCTACTCGTGTCCTCGGGGCAGGCGGCCACGACACTGGCCATTCTCAACGTGGCCGAGGCCGGCGACCATATCGTGGCAAGCCCGAGCCTTTACGGCGGGACCTACAATCTGCTGAACATCACCCTGAAGAAGTTCGGCATCGACGTCACCTTCGTGCCGGATCCGGATGCGGCCGACGACTGGCGGAACGCGGTCCAGGAGAACACCAAGGCATTCTTCGGCGAGGTCGTCTCCAACCCTCGTCAGGACGTGCTGGATATCGAGCTGGTCAGTTCGATCGCCCACGACAGCGGTGTCCCGCTGATCGTCGACAACACCCTGGCCACCCCGTATCTGATCCGGCCCATCGAGTGGGGTGCCGACGTCGTCGTGCATTCGGCCACGAAATATCTTGGCGGTCACGGTACCTCGATCGGCGGCGCCATCGTGGACGCCGGCAAATTCGACTACACGAAGGATGCCGCCCGCTTCCCGGGATTCAACACCCCGGACGAGAGCTATAACGGGCTGGTGTTCGGCCGGGATCTCGGCGAGGGAGGAGCACTTGGCGCAAATCTTTCCTACATCCTCAAGGCTCGGGTACAGCTTTTGCGGGACCTTGGGCCGGCAGTTTCTCCGTTCAACGCGTTCCTGATCGCGCAGGGCCTGGAGACGCTCAGCCTACGGATAGAGCGGCACGTCGCTAACGCCCAAAAGGTTGCAGAATGGCTCGAACAGCACGAAAGCGTCGAGGCGGTAGCGTTCGCCGGGTTGCAATCGAGCCCCTGGCACGAACGCGCCAGGAAGTACGGACCGCTGGGAACGGGTGCCGTGCTGGCCTTCGACATCGTTGGTGGCGTGGATGCCGGCAAGCGCTTCGTCGACGCGCTGGAACTGCATTCGCATGTGGCTAACATCGGTGATGTGCGATCGCTCGTCATCCACCCCGCATCGACCACGCACAGCCAGCTGTCGCCGGAAGACCAGGCGAAATCCGGGGTCCGGCCGGGACTCGTCCGGCTCGCCGTGGGAATCGAGAACGTGGAAGACATCCTCGCCGACCTCGAGGCCGGATTCCGGGCAGCGAAGCGGTAG
- a CDS encoding HAD-IIA family hydrolase — translation MTESKPVETWLTDMDGVLVHEEHAIPGAAEFLAKLQSSGKRFLVLTNNSIYTPRDLSARLLASGLEVPEESIWTSALATAKFLDSQRTGGTAYVLGEAGLTTALHEVGYVMTAREPDYVVLGETRTYSFEAITQAIRFIENGARFIATNPDPSGPSPAGSLPATGAVAALITKATNVEPYFVGKPNPLMMRSALNRLEAHSETTVMIGDRMDTDIVSGMEAGLRTMLVLTGSTRPYQVDRFPYRPSRVVDSIADIVDLI, via the coding sequence ATGACCGAATCTAAGCCTGTAGAAACCTGGTTGACCGACATGGATGGCGTCCTAGTCCACGAGGAACACGCAATACCGGGCGCGGCCGAGTTCCTGGCCAAGCTGCAATCTTCGGGCAAACGTTTCCTGGTGCTCACGAACAATTCGATCTACACACCGCGTGACCTCAGCGCCCGGCTGCTGGCCAGCGGGCTGGAGGTTCCCGAAGAGTCGATCTGGACCTCGGCGCTGGCCACGGCAAAATTCCTGGACAGTCAGCGCACCGGCGGCACCGCCTATGTGCTCGGCGAGGCCGGCCTGACCACGGCGCTGCACGAGGTCGGCTACGTCATGACGGCCCGGGAGCCCGATTACGTTGTGCTCGGTGAAACCCGTACGTACTCCTTCGAGGCGATCACCCAGGCAATACGGTTCATCGAGAACGGTGCGCGCTTCATTGCCACGAACCCCGACCCGAGTGGACCTTCACCCGCCGGGTCGCTTCCGGCCACCGGTGCCGTGGCCGCCCTGATTACCAAGGCAACCAACGTCGAGCCGTACTTTGTCGGCAAACCGAATCCGCTGATGATGCGCAGCGCGCTGAACCGGCTCGAAGCGCATTCGGAAACCACAGTGATGATCGGCGATCGAATGGACACCGACATCGTTTCCGGGATGGAAGCCGGCCTGCGAACCATGCTTGTGCTGACCGGATCGACCAGGCCCTACCAGGTTGACCGCTTCCCATACCGGCCAAGCCGCGTTGTCGATTCGATCGCCGACATCGTCGATCTGATCTAG
- a CDS encoding error-prone DNA polymerase — MEFNNPRVPWSELARKLGDKPGRSTEARRTDARSTETRHTETGRPDTPAQRAVDGADGNDAPAWSRQREPYPERVRRSTPAATRGRTGRVAYAELHAHSNFSFLDGASHPEQLVEEAARLDLEAVALTDHDGFYGVVRFAQAARTLGMPTVIGSELSLGLPARPQGEKDPPGQHLLVLARGIEGYRLLSSAISKAQLAGGEKGRPVYHIEDLAASANDQWMVLTGCRKGTLHRALAEGNGDAELRKLIDLFGHENVAVELTHHGFPDDDERLDRLAALARAAHLPVVATNAVHYATRKQAPLASALAAVRARGSLDDLAGWMPPAGIRHLRSGSQMARIFERFPLAVPTAVALARECAFELHLAEPRLPPYPVPEGHTLGSWLRHLTYEGAEKRYGSRSSPQAHAAWQQIDQELATIDRMGFPGYFLIVWDIARFCRDNNIFCQGRGSAANSAVCYVLGITAVDAVYFHLLFDRFLAPDRDGYPDIDLDIESGRREEAIQYVYNRYGREYAAQVANVISYRPRSAIRDMAKALGHDPGQQDAWAKQVDRWRSMPDQSSEAEQAHDIPRPVMKLAGQILDFPRHLGIHSGGMVLCDRPVAEVCPVEWGRMPGRTVLQWDKDDCADMKLVKFDLLGLGMLSALHQMTDLVAEHHGREIDRATIPPDDPRVYDMLCRADAIGVFQVESRAQLATLPRLQPRTFYDLAIEVALIRPGPIQGGSVHPYIRRKQNKEPVTYLHPLLEKSLTKTLGVPLFQEQLMQMAIDVAGFSGADADELRRAMGNKRSIERMERLRARFFSGMAERGITGETAEQIYDKMEAFANFGFPESHSISFANLVYQSAWMKLYFPAAFCVGLLRSQPMGFYSPQSLVADARRHGIEIRGVDINASRRQGDLERLPGHPAAGTHAAGTPAVGTPGAGMPGADTHAAGAPTAGAGTPGAGYPPAGTPVASTDGYPDVPVNSHAIRIGLDSVRTIGAELAAEIDSERERNGMFRDIPDLCRRVTISQASLEALATAGAFDSLGLQRREALWIAGAMAGESAETLPGTHRLATAPALPVMSDFETSLADLWATGITPEGYPTRHLRQLLDARGVLSTADLLSVSDGRRVLVGGLVTHRQRPATASGITFINLEDESGMVNVVCSPGLWARYRQVAMQANAMLVHGRVQRADTVVSVTAEKLETLPIARKVRSRDFQ; from the coding sequence ATGGAGTTCAATAATCCACGCGTCCCGTGGTCGGAACTTGCCCGGAAACTCGGCGATAAACCGGGCCGAAGCACTGAAGCCCGCCGCACCGACGCCCGAAGCACCGAAACTCGGCACACCGAAACCGGCCGCCCCGACACACCAGCCCAACGAGCGGTCGACGGTGCCGACGGCAATGACGCACCGGCCTGGTCACGGCAGCGTGAACCCTATCCGGAGCGGGTGCGGCGATCCACGCCTGCTGCTACCCGCGGGCGAACAGGACGAGTGGCTTACGCCGAGTTGCACGCCCATTCGAACTTCAGCTTCCTGGATGGCGCTTCCCACCCGGAACAGCTGGTCGAGGAGGCGGCAAGACTCGACCTCGAAGCCGTCGCGCTCACCGATCACGATGGGTTCTACGGTGTGGTGCGTTTTGCCCAGGCGGCCCGGACACTTGGCATGCCAACGGTTATCGGTTCAGAGCTCAGCCTCGGGTTACCCGCGCGGCCGCAGGGAGAAAAAGATCCACCGGGGCAGCACCTTCTGGTCCTGGCCCGCGGCATCGAGGGATATCGTCTGCTGTCCAGCGCCATCAGCAAGGCTCAGCTGGCGGGCGGCGAAAAAGGTCGTCCGGTCTATCACATCGAAGATCTGGCCGCCTCGGCCAATGATCAATGGATGGTACTGACCGGTTGTCGTAAGGGGACGCTGCATCGAGCGCTTGCCGAGGGTAATGGCGACGCCGAACTACGCAAGCTGATTGATCTGTTCGGTCACGAGAATGTCGCCGTGGAACTCACCCACCATGGCTTCCCGGATGACGACGAACGCCTCGACCGGCTGGCGGCGCTTGCCCGGGCGGCACATCTGCCGGTGGTCGCCACGAATGCTGTGCACTATGCGACCAGAAAACAGGCTCCGCTTGCCTCCGCGCTGGCGGCGGTGCGGGCCCGGGGGAGCCTGGATGACCTTGCCGGATGGATGCCGCCGGCCGGTATCCGACATCTGCGGTCCGGGAGCCAGATGGCCAGGATCTTCGAGCGGTTTCCGTTGGCGGTGCCCACCGCGGTGGCCCTCGCCCGGGAGTGCGCCTTCGAGCTGCACCTGGCCGAGCCGCGCCTGCCGCCCTATCCGGTACCGGAAGGTCACACACTGGGCAGCTGGTTACGGCACCTGACCTACGAAGGCGCCGAAAAACGCTACGGCTCGCGATCATCCCCGCAGGCCCATGCCGCCTGGCAGCAGATCGACCAGGAATTGGCGACTATCGACCGGATGGGGTTTCCGGGCTACTTTCTGATCGTCTGGGACATCGCCAGGTTCTGCCGCGACAATAATATTTTTTGCCAGGGCAGGGGATCAGCCGCCAACTCCGCCGTCTGTTATGTGCTGGGAATCACCGCAGTCGACGCTGTGTACTTCCATCTGCTGTTCGATCGCTTTCTCGCGCCGGATCGGGACGGGTATCCGGATATCGACCTGGACATCGAATCCGGCCGCCGTGAAGAAGCCATCCAGTACGTCTATAACCGCTATGGTCGCGAGTACGCAGCCCAGGTGGCCAATGTGATCAGCTACCGGCCACGGTCGGCCATCCGGGATATGGCAAAGGCACTGGGACACGATCCGGGCCAGCAGGATGCGTGGGCAAAACAAGTCGACCGCTGGCGGTCGATGCCCGATCAGAGCTCGGAGGCAGAACAGGCACACGACATCCCGCGGCCGGTGATGAAACTGGCCGGGCAGATCCTCGACTTCCCACGCCATCTCGGCATCCACTCCGGAGGCATGGTGCTCTGTGACCGGCCGGTGGCGGAGGTGTGCCCGGTGGAATGGGGCCGGATGCCTGGCCGCACCGTCCTGCAGTGGGACAAGGACGATTGCGCCGATATGAAGCTGGTGAAGTTCGATCTGCTGGGGCTGGGTATGCTCTCGGCCCTGCATCAGATGACGGATCTCGTTGCCGAGCACCATGGCCGGGAGATCGACCGGGCAACCATTCCGCCGGATGACCCCCGGGTCTACGACATGCTCTGCCGGGCGGACGCGATAGGCGTTTTCCAGGTGGAAAGCCGGGCGCAACTGGCCACCCTGCCACGACTGCAACCGAGGACGTTTTACGACCTTGCGATTGAAGTCGCGTTGATCCGCCCCGGGCCGATTCAGGGTGGCAGCGTTCACCCCTATATCCGCCGCAAGCAGAACAAGGAACCGGTAACCTACCTGCATCCACTGCTGGAGAAGTCATTGACCAAAACCCTTGGAGTTCCGCTGTTCCAGGAACAGCTGATGCAGATGGCCATTGACGTCGCCGGGTTTTCCGGCGCGGATGCGGATGAACTGCGGCGTGCGATGGGCAACAAGAGGTCCATCGAAAGAATGGAACGGCTGCGCGCACGATTTTTCAGCGGCATGGCCGAACGCGGCATTACCGGCGAGACCGCCGAACAGATCTACGACAAGATGGAGGCATTCGCGAACTTCGGCTTTCCGGAGAGTCACTCGATCAGCTTCGCGAACCTGGTGTACCAAAGCGCGTGGATGAAGCTCTATTTTCCCGCCGCATTCTGCGTCGGCTTGCTTCGCAGCCAGCCGATGGGGTTTTACTCGCCACAATCGCTGGTCGCCGATGCGAGGCGGCACGGCATTGAAATTCGTGGCGTGGACATTAATGCCAGTCGACGGCAGGGCGACCTGGAAAGACTTCCTGGTCATCCTGCGGCTGGTACGCATGCGGCCGGCACGCCTGCGGTCGGCACGCCCGGGGCGGGTATGCCCGGGGCTGACACGCATGCGGCTGGGGCACCTACGGCTGGGGCTGGGACGCCCGGGGCTGGTTATCCTCCGGCCGGTACGCCCGTAGCCAGCACCGATGGCTACCCCGATGTGCCGGTGAACAGCCACGCCATTCGGATCGGCCTGGATTCGGTGCGCACGATAGGCGCCGAGCTGGCCGCAGAGATCGATTCCGAGCGGGAGCGGAACGGGATGTTCCGCGACATCCCGGACCTGTGCCGCCGTGTCACGATCAGCCAGGCATCCCTTGAGGCCCTGGCGACGGCGGGCGCCTTCGACAGTCTCGGCTTGCAGCGACGCGAGGCACTGTGGATCGCCGGGGCAATGGCGGGGGAGAGCGCCGAAACCCTGCCCGGAACACATCGCCTGGCAACGGCCCCGGCGTTACCGGTGATGTCCGACTTCGAAACGTCGCTAGCCGATCTGTGGGCGACCGGGATAACTCCCGAGGGTTATCCGACCCGGCACCTTCGGCAGCTCCTCGATGCCCGGGGTGTGCTCTCTACCGCCGACCTGCTGAGCGTTTCCGATGGGCGACGGGTGCTGGTCGGTGGCCTGGTGACCCATCGGCAACGGCCGGCCACCGCATCCGGCATTACCTTCATCAACCTCGAGGATGAATCGGGGATGGTGAACGTGGTGTGCAGTCCCGGTTTGTGGGCGCGGTATCGTCAGGTCGCGATGCAGGCCAATGCCATGTTGGTGCATGGCCGGGTTCAACGCGCGGACACCGTGGTCAGTGTGACGGCCGAGAAACTTGAAACCCTGCCCATAGCCCGCAAGGTACGGTCCCGCGACTTTCAGTGA
- a CDS encoding DNA polymerase Y family protein codes for MTEPRVIVLLCPDWPVVAAAVEANISAHRPVAVISGNEVVACSATARSAGVARGQRRRLAQLRAPDLVILDPDDDRDARLFDPVITASEHIVAQVQPIHPGILAVGVESPRQYFGSELAATEKLLTHLTDSTGYEIMVGIADTIFAGTIAAARSARVQAGGTADFLAPLPIDELIRPEVPAWTNRYELVDLLQRLGLRTLGAFAALSSTEVANRFGPDAMLAHRQAGGLPGLPMAGRRPETPLVVERLLDPPADRIDSAAFAAISLAEEFLQLVHARGLVCSQIRVEARTDGGQSTVRVWRHDVSLTARDIADRTRWQLDGWLSSFSRNRKRGGSRSGPDAGPGGGAGSGPGPGAAADATDEADRDEAGSAIVLLRLEAEEVSTPGSWQHTVFDDKRENDEKVRRTISRVQGLIGAGKVLSGSLQGGRDATQENLWTPWQQPAASLLPRKAPWPGRLPSPHPVRLMHEEVRVLDPRGRSVTVGIAEGLSDRPAVLLRLDDKDRPFSLPVVSWSGAWPLETQWWDPDAARRRARLQFIVQTGEAFLLTCESGRWWIEGCYE; via the coding sequence ATGACTGAGCCCCGGGTCATCGTTCTGCTCTGTCCCGATTGGCCTGTTGTGGCGGCGGCGGTCGAGGCCAATATTTCAGCGCATCGGCCGGTTGCTGTCATTTCCGGAAACGAAGTCGTGGCTTGCTCCGCAACTGCCCGCAGCGCGGGGGTGGCACGCGGGCAACGCCGTCGACTGGCCCAGCTTCGCGCGCCTGACCTGGTGATTCTCGACCCGGACGACGATCGGGACGCCCGGCTTTTCGATCCGGTCATTACTGCCAGCGAGCACATTGTCGCCCAGGTGCAACCCATCCATCCCGGGATTCTGGCAGTCGGCGTCGAGAGTCCCCGGCAGTATTTCGGCTCGGAGCTGGCGGCAACGGAGAAACTGCTCACCCACCTCACCGACAGCACTGGTTACGAAATAATGGTCGGAATCGCCGACACGATATTCGCTGGCACCATCGCCGCCGCGAGATCGGCCAGGGTTCAGGCCGGCGGCACTGCGGACTTCCTGGCACCGCTGCCGATCGACGAGCTGATCCGTCCGGAGGTGCCTGCCTGGACCAACCGCTACGAGCTTGTCGATCTGTTGCAGCGGCTTGGCCTGCGCACACTTGGCGCCTTTGCTGCGCTGTCCAGCACCGAGGTGGCTAACCGTTTCGGTCCCGATGCGATGCTGGCTCATCGGCAGGCCGGCGGTCTGCCAGGTTTACCCATGGCAGGCAGGCGACCGGAGACTCCGCTCGTGGTCGAGAGACTTCTTGACCCGCCCGCGGACCGAATCGATAGCGCCGCGTTCGCTGCGATTTCCCTTGCCGAGGAGTTCCTGCAGCTGGTGCATGCCCGGGGGCTGGTCTGCTCACAGATCCGGGTAGAGGCACGCACGGATGGCGGCCAGTCCACTGTAAGGGTGTGGCGTCACGATGTGTCTCTGACCGCCCGGGACATTGCCGATCGCACTCGCTGGCAGCTGGACGGCTGGCTGAGTTCCTTCAGCCGGAACAGAAAGCGCGGCGGTTCTCGCAGTGGCCCTGACGCCGGTCCTGGCGGTGGCGCCGGCAGCGGTCCCGGTCCTGGCGCCGCAGCTGATGCCACTGACGAAGCCGACCGGGACGAAGCCGGCTCCGCCATCGTGTTGCTTCGGCTTGAGGCGGAAGAAGTCAGCACGCCTGGTTCCTGGCAGCACACCGTTTTCGACGATAAACGCGAGAACGATGAAAAGGTCCGCCGTACTATCAGCCGGGTGCAGGGACTTATCGGTGCCGGTAAGGTCCTCAGCGGATCCCTGCAGGGAGGCCGCGATGCCACCCAGGAGAACCTGTGGACACCTTGGCAACAGCCCGCGGCGAGCCTGCTGCCCCGGAAAGCTCCCTGGCCTGGCCGCCTGCCGAGCCCGCACCCGGTCCGGCTCATGCACGAGGAAGTCAGGGTGCTGGATCCCCGGGGCCGTTCGGTGACGGTCGGCATTGCCGAAGGCCTGAGTGACCGTCCCGCGGTTTTACTGCGCCTCGATGACAAGGACCGGCCGTTCTCACTGCCGGTGGTTTCCTGGTCTGGGGCATGGCCGCTGGAAACCCAGTGGTGGGATCCGGACGCTGCGCGCCGTCGTGCCCGGCTGCAATTCATTGTGCAGACCGGCGAGGCTTTCCTGCTGACCTGCGAGTCCGGCCGGTGGTGGATCGAGGGCTGTTATGAGTAG
- a CDS encoding APC family permease, translated as MANATPPSSAVPQDGTSPTSGDKPELKRVMGPKLLLLFIVGDILGTGVYALTGKVASEVGGAVWLPFLCAFIVAILTAFSYLELVTKYPQAAGAALYTHKAFGLHFLTFMVTFTVMCSGLTSASSASKAFAANFVNAFDIGWSVDGGGVLAVALCFILLVALVNYRGVGESVKANVVLTLVELSGLLIIIFIGLVALGQGKGEPGRLLEFAVPEGESPFMAVTAATALAFFAMVGFEDSVNMAEETKNPSKIFPKMMLLGLSITGVIYILVSISSVALVAPAELGEGDAPLLKVVAAGAPAFPIIIFAFITMFAVANSALINMLMASRLLYGMAKQGVLPYKLSAVHRSRRTPWVAIVVTTALAVGLIAFSDLEALGGTTSLLLLAVFSIVNITVLVLRKDPVDHDHFRTPTIIPILGFIFCAYLVTPLSGRAAADYKVAGVLLAVGLVLWLFTWMWRVASHRKGTESPSARFEPK; from the coding sequence ATGGCAAATGCAACCCCTCCCTCCTCAGCCGTCCCACAGGACGGCACATCCCCAACGTCGGGCGATAAACCCGAACTCAAGCGGGTTATGGGCCCGAAGCTCCTTCTGTTGTTCATCGTCGGAGACATCCTCGGCACCGGAGTTTATGCGCTTACCGGAAAGGTCGCGTCCGAAGTGGGCGGTGCCGTTTGGCTACCATTCCTGTGCGCGTTCATCGTCGCGATCCTGACCGCATTCAGCTATCTCGAGCTGGTGACCAAGTACCCGCAGGCCGCCGGTGCCGCCCTGTACACCCATAAGGCATTCGGTCTGCACTTCCTGACCTTTATGGTGACCTTTACGGTGATGTGTTCGGGCCTGACGTCGGCCAGCAGCGCATCAAAGGCGTTCGCCGCCAACTTCGTCAACGCATTCGATATTGGTTGGAGCGTCGATGGCGGCGGCGTGCTGGCCGTAGCCCTGTGCTTCATTCTGTTGGTAGCGCTGGTGAACTACCGTGGCGTCGGGGAAAGCGTTAAGGCAAATGTGGTTCTGACCCTCGTCGAGCTCTCCGGTTTGTTGATCATTATCTTTATCGGCCTGGTCGCGCTTGGCCAAGGCAAAGGCGAGCCGGGACGTCTGCTTGAATTCGCCGTGCCGGAAGGCGAAAGCCCCTTCATGGCGGTGACTGCGGCGACCGCTTTGGCGTTCTTCGCTATGGTCGGTTTTGAGGATTCGGTCAATATGGCGGAAGAGACCAAGAATCCATCGAAGATTTTTCCGAAGATGATGCTGCTCGGATTGTCGATCACGGGCGTGATCTACATCCTGGTGTCGATTTCGTCGGTAGCCCTGGTTGCACCCGCAGAGCTGGGGGAGGGCGACGCCCCGCTGCTCAAGGTGGTTGCCGCAGGTGCGCCGGCGTTCCCGATCATCATCTTCGCGTTCATCACAATGTTCGCGGTGGCCAACTCCGCGCTGATCAACATGCTGATGGCGTCCCGGCTACTCTACGGAATGGCAAAGCAGGGAGTGCTTCCCTATAAGCTCAGCGCCGTGCATCGCAGCCGACGCACACCCTGGGTTGCCATCGTCGTGACGACGGCGCTGGCTGTCGGCCTGATCGCGTTCAGCGATCTGGAGGCGCTCGGCGGAACGACCTCGCTGCTGCTGCTCGCCGTCTTCTCCATTGTCAATATCACGGTGCTTGTGCTGCGCAAGGACCCGGTTGACCACGACCATTTCAGGACACCGACGATTATCCCGATTCTCGGCTTCATCTTCTGTGCGTACCTGGTCACGCCGCTTTCCGGCCGGGCCGCCGCGGACTACAAGGTGGCAGGCGTCCTGCTCGCTGTCGGGCTGGTGCTCTGGCTGTTCACCTGGATGTGGCGGGTGGCTTCACACCGGAAGGGCACCGAATCGCCATCCGCGCGATTCGAACCTAAGTAG
- a CDS encoding tRNA (cytidine(34)-2'-O)-methyltransferase: MFTVVFHTPEIPGNTGNAIRLAAVTGIDLHLVEPLGFSLDDAKLRRAGLDYHDLAHVTVHPDIEALWLALGPGRRVFAFSTSATTSFANVSYQPGDVFLFGPESVGLPDEVQCAEQVTERVRIPMLPSRRSLNLANSASIAIYEAWRQHGYPGAS, from the coding sequence ATGTTTACCGTTGTTTTCCACACCCCAGAGATCCCCGGCAATACCGGCAATGCCATCCGCCTCGCCGCCGTGACCGGCATCGACCTGCACCTGGTCGAACCGCTCGGCTTTTCGCTTGACGACGCCAAGCTACGACGTGCCGGCCTTGACTATCATGACCTGGCGCACGTCACAGTGCATCCGGATATCGAAGCGCTGTGGCTCGCCCTAGGTCCGGGCCGCCGGGTCTTCGCTTTCAGCACCTCGGCGACGACGTCGTTCGCGAATGTCTCCTACCAACCAGGGGACGTCTTTCTCTTCGGTCCCGAGTCGGTCGGACTTCCGGACGAGGTGCAGTGCGCCGAACAGGTGACCGAGCGGGTACGGATCCCGATGCTGCCGAGCCGCCGTTCGCTCAATCTCGCCAATTCGGCATCGATTGCCATATACGAAGCGTGGCGCCAGCATGGCTATCCGGGAGCCAGCTGA
- a CDS encoding aldo/keto reductase, which produces MSHVPHIRLNNGVEMPQLGFGVWQVGNDDANDAVAKALEVGYRAIDTAAVYGNEEGTGKAIADSGIDRDELFITTKLWNDDQGADTTLPAFDASLERLGLDYVDLYLIHWPKPKLNRYVETWKVLEDIAASGRAKAIGVSNFHAQHLTRLLAETDIVPVVNQIELHPNLTQRELKQFNESRGIATEAWSPLASGALLGDPFLTQLAEKYGKSPAQVIIRWHLQDENIVIPKSVTPSRIKENFEVFDFELADADVQAITALHNGARTGSNPDEL; this is translated from the coding sequence GTGTCACACGTTCCACACATTCGGTTGAACAACGGCGTGGAAATGCCGCAGCTCGGATTCGGGGTATGGCAGGTCGGCAACGATGACGCGAACGATGCGGTGGCCAAAGCTCTTGAAGTTGGATATCGCGCCATTGACACCGCTGCCGTATACGGCAACGAAGAAGGGACCGGAAAAGCGATTGCCGATTCCGGGATTGATCGTGACGAGCTCTTCATCACGACGAAGCTGTGGAACGACGATCAGGGTGCAGATACCACTTTGCCTGCGTTCGATGCCAGCCTGGAACGGCTGGGGCTCGACTACGTCGACCTCTACCTGATCCACTGGCCGAAGCCGAAGCTGAACCGGTACGTCGAAACTTGGAAGGTCCTGGAAGACATCGCGGCCAGCGGCAGGGCCAAGGCTATCGGGGTCTCGAACTTCCATGCTCAGCATCTCACCAGGCTGCTGGCTGAAACCGACATCGTGCCGGTGGTCAACCAGATCGAACTTCATCCGAACCTGACCCAGCGCGAACTTAAGCAGTTCAACGAGTCACGGGGAATCGCCACCGAGGCCTGGAGTCCGCTGGCTTCCGGCGCACTGCTGGGTGATCCGTTCCTGACGCAGCTTGCGGAGAAATACGGAAAGTCACCGGCCCAGGTGATCATTCGCTGGCACCTGCAGGACGAGAATATCGTGATCCCGAAGTCGGTCACCCCGAGTCGGATCAAGGAGAACTTCGAGGTCTTCGACTTCGAACTCGCCGACGCCGATGTCCAGGCGATCACGGCCCTGCACAATGGAGCCCGCACCGGCTCGAACCCGGACGAACTCTAG
- the thiD gene encoding bifunctional hydroxymethylpyrimidine kinase/phosphomethylpyrimidine kinase, whose protein sequence is MVKRALTVAGSDTSGGAGIQADLKVFEEHGIFGTTALTSIVTYDPANELHHDIDFVDSAVIEKQLTSAFALHAFDGVKSGMLGSTETVTLLAAALHRAEGVRYVLDPVLVCKGQGMMVDLKQAFLDELLPQASVVTPNLQEAAALVGAESIDTVNEMRDVARELHSRGAKAVMVKGGARLAGNQAVDVLYDGEEFTVFTSPKLGDLMVNGAGCSLAAAITSELALGSDVRTAVERAKAFVTHAIAGHISNASSVDSVYHAAARLSPSEDVNVQRQ, encoded by the coding sequence TTGGTTAAGCGCGCTCTGACAGTCGCCGGCTCGGACACCTCAGGTGGTGCGGGCATCCAGGCTGACCTCAAGGTCTTCGAAGAACACGGAATTTTTGGCACCACGGCTCTGACATCGATCGTGACATACGACCCGGCCAACGAACTCCACCACGACATTGATTTCGTTGACAGCGCCGTCATCGAGAAGCAGCTGACGAGCGCCTTCGCCCTGCACGCGTTCGACGGCGTGAAGTCGGGCATGCTCGGCAGTACAGAAACTGTGACCCTGCTTGCTGCCGCGCTGCATCGGGCGGAGGGCGTGAGATATGTCCTCGACCCCGTTCTGGTTTGCAAGGGCCAGGGAATGATGGTCGACCTGAAGCAGGCATTCCTTGACGAACTGCTGCCTCAGGCCTCGGTTGTGACGCCGAACCTGCAGGAAGCCGCCGCCCTGGTCGGCGCAGAAAGCATCGACACGGTCAACGAGATGCGTGATGTGGCCCGTGAGTTGCACTCGCGCGGCGCCAAGGCTGTCATGGTCAAAGGCGGAGCCCGGTTGGCCGGCAACCAGGCCGTCGATGTGCTTTATGACGGCGAGGAGTTCACTGTGTTCACCTCGCCGAAGCTTGGCGACTTGATGGTCAACGGAGCGGGCTGCTCACTGGCTGCTGCGATCACCTCCGAGCTTGCGTTGGGCTCGGACGTGCGCACGGCCGTCGAGCGCGCCAAGGCCTTCGTCACACATGCCATCGCGGGGCACATTTCCAATGCGTCGTCGGTCGACTCCGTCTACCACGCAGCGGCCCGGCTGTCGCCGTCGGAGGACGTCAACGTCCAGCGGCAATAG